A genomic region of Desulfosarcina ovata subsp. ovata contains the following coding sequences:
- a CDS encoding response regulator transcription factor has product MIKVLLADDHSIVRAGLRRIVEESGDIEVVAEASDGREAILAVRKEKPDVAVIDISMPVLDGLEVITQLKSENPQLPILVLTMHEEHQYVVRAIETGAMGYITKQSAPEQLVKAIRKVHSGSLFLTADAAEALALRVAKGSQSQSPLETLSTRELQVLRRLAMGYTNREIASAYHISIKTVDTYRFRLLKKLNLRNNADLSRFAIQNRLIEA; this is encoded by the coding sequence ATGATCAAAGTCCTGCTGGCAGACGATCACAGTATTGTTCGGGCCGGTTTGCGCCGGATTGTCGAAGAAAGTGGCGACATTGAAGTCGTGGCCGAAGCGTCGGATGGCCGCGAAGCGATTCTGGCGGTCAGAAAGGAAAAACCCGATGTGGCGGTGATTGATATATCCATGCCCGTATTGGATGGACTGGAAGTAATCACCCAACTGAAAAGCGAAAATCCGCAATTGCCGATTCTCGTTTTAACCATGCACGAAGAACATCAGTATGTGGTGCGCGCCATCGAGACCGGCGCCATGGGCTATATCACCAAACAGAGCGCACCGGAGCAACTGGTCAAAGCGATCCGCAAGGTTCATTCCGGGTCCCTTTTTCTAACTGCCGATGCCGCCGAAGCACTGGCGCTCCGGGTTGCCAAAGGAAGTCAGTCCCAAAGCCCGCTGGAAACCCTCTCTACCCGCGAACTCCAGGTGTTGCGCCGTCTGGCCATGGGTTACACCAACCGCGAAATCGCCTCGGCCTATCACATCAGCATAAAAACCGTTGATACCTATCGGTTCCGTCTTTTGAAAAAACTGAATCTGCGCAACAACGCCGACCTTTCCCGATTTGCCATTCAGAACCGCCTCATTGAAGCTTGA
- a CDS encoding HEAT repeat domain-containing protein: protein MSDPESGIAILLEALPHADTPLLIKIIPLLGYAGKDRVLWPLYDLVVGGATDEQIRAAAAVQLGLAASLSRDVLSLNAALINMLDHSAPSIRIACALALGWEGNHPAVSALIHHFDDLDRDVQAAVVSAMVSVGDGYVFEFLTTRLQVGLMEEKRSILLHLWRFAEKFPDVESVYIENMGDIPMELRVDGLTGLGMLPLTTRIVDFYRRLLADREPRVRLQVLDNLLGCKADDYHLLKEEIRLLLNDGDLPVRQAAIRLYGRVKLQ from the coding sequence TTGAGTGATCCGGAAAGCGGCATCGCCATCCTTCTCGAGGCCTTGCCGCATGCCGATACGCCCCTGCTGATAAAGATCATTCCACTGCTCGGCTATGCCGGAAAGGACAGGGTGTTGTGGCCATTGTACGATCTGGTGGTGGGAGGAGCAACGGATGAACAGATTCGCGCTGCCGCTGCGGTTCAACTGGGCCTGGCTGCCTCCCTGAGCAGAGATGTCCTATCGCTCAACGCTGCGTTGATCAACATGCTGGACCATTCGGCGCCATCGATTCGAATTGCCTGTGCATTGGCGCTGGGTTGGGAGGGAAACCACCCGGCGGTTTCGGCACTGATTCATCATTTTGACGATCTTGACCGTGATGTTCAGGCCGCAGTGGTGTCGGCAATGGTATCCGTGGGAGATGGATATGTTTTCGAATTTCTGACAACGCGCCTGCAGGTGGGGTTAATGGAAGAGAAACGCAGCATATTGCTCCATCTCTGGCGGTTCGCAGAAAAGTTTCCGGATGTCGAATCCGTCTATATTGAAAATATGGGCGATATTCCCATGGAGTTGCGGGTGGATGGCCTGACCGGGTTGGGAATGCTTCCCCTGACGACAAGGATTGTGGATTTTTACCGCCGGCTTCTGGCTGACCGGGAACCCCGGGTCCGTCTTCAGGTGTTGGACAATCTGTTGGGCTGTAAAGCCGACGATTACCATCTGCTGAAAGAAGAGATCCGTTTGCTTTTAAATGATGGGGATCTTCCGGTCAGACAGGCAGCCATCCGGCTGTATGGCCGGGTCAAGCTTCAATGA